A stretch of Anaeromyxobacter dehalogenans 2CP-1 DNA encodes these proteins:
- the hutU gene encoding urocanate hydratase gives MDAIRAPRGSALSCRGWVQEAALRMLMNNLDPDVAERPEDLVVYGGTGKAARDWESYRRIVAALKALGDDETLLVQSGKPVGVLGTHPDAPRVLIANSNLVPRFATWEHFWDLEARGLMMYGQMTAGSWIYIGSQGILQGTYETFAQAGRTHFGTDDLGGRLVLSGGLGGMGGAQPLAATLLGAAFLGVDVDPARIEKRLATGYLDARAADLDDALARLEAARRDRRPLSVGLVGNAATVYAELARRGVAPDLVTDQTSAHDPLNGYVPADVPLADLPALRARDPEGVVRRAKESMARQVEAMLAMRRLGSHVFDYGNNLRAGAREAGLADAFAYPGFVPAYIRPMFCEGKGPFRWVALSGDPADIARTDRAVMELFPENAGLRRWLDLAARKVRFQGLPARICWLGYGERDRAGLAFNELVRRGEVKAPIVIGRDHLDCGSVASPNRETEAMKDGSDAVADWPILNALVNAVNGASWVSFHHGGGVGIGWSLHAGQVIVADGTDAAARRVARVLRSDPAMGVLRHADAGYPEAERVARERGIKLP, from the coding sequence ATGGACGCGATCCGCGCACCGCGAGGGAGCGCCCTCTCCTGCCGAGGCTGGGTGCAGGAGGCGGCGCTCCGCATGCTGATGAACAACCTCGATCCGGACGTGGCCGAGCGGCCCGAGGACCTGGTGGTCTACGGCGGCACCGGCAAGGCGGCCCGCGACTGGGAGAGCTACCGCCGCATCGTCGCGGCGCTGAAGGCGCTCGGCGACGACGAGACGCTGCTCGTGCAGAGCGGCAAGCCGGTGGGCGTGCTCGGCACGCACCCCGACGCGCCGCGCGTGCTCATCGCGAACTCGAACCTGGTCCCGCGCTTCGCCACCTGGGAGCACTTCTGGGACCTCGAGGCGCGCGGGCTCATGATGTACGGGCAGATGACGGCGGGCTCCTGGATCTACATCGGCAGCCAGGGGATCCTGCAGGGCACCTACGAGACGTTCGCGCAGGCCGGCCGCACGCACTTCGGCACCGACGACCTCGGCGGCCGCCTGGTGCTGTCCGGCGGCCTCGGCGGCATGGGCGGCGCGCAGCCGCTCGCGGCCACGCTGCTCGGCGCGGCGTTCCTCGGCGTGGACGTGGACCCGGCCCGCATCGAGAAGCGGCTCGCGACCGGCTACCTCGACGCGCGCGCCGCCGACCTGGACGACGCGCTCGCCCGGCTCGAGGCTGCGCGCCGCGACCGGCGCCCGCTGTCGGTGGGCCTGGTCGGCAACGCCGCCACCGTGTACGCCGAGCTGGCCCGCCGCGGCGTCGCGCCCGACCTCGTCACCGACCAGACCTCCGCCCACGATCCGCTGAACGGCTACGTCCCCGCCGACGTCCCGCTCGCGGACCTCCCCGCGCTCCGCGCCCGCGACCCCGAGGGCGTGGTGCGGCGCGCGAAGGAGTCGATGGCCCGGCAGGTCGAGGCGATGCTGGCCATGCGCCGCCTGGGCAGCCACGTGTTCGACTACGGCAACAACCTGCGCGCCGGGGCGCGGGAGGCGGGCCTCGCCGACGCGTTCGCCTACCCCGGGTTCGTCCCGGCCTACATCCGGCCCATGTTCTGCGAGGGCAAGGGCCCGTTCCGCTGGGTGGCGCTGTCCGGCGACCCGGCCGACATCGCGCGCACCGACCGCGCCGTGATGGAGCTGTTCCCGGAGAACGCCGGCCTGCGCCGCTGGCTCGACCTCGCCGCCCGCAAGGTCCGGTTCCAGGGGCTGCCCGCGCGCATCTGCTGGCTCGGCTACGGCGAGCGCGATCGCGCCGGGCTGGCGTTCAACGAGCTGGTGCGGCGGGGCGAGGTGAAGGCGCCCATCGTCATCGGCCGCGACCACCTCGACTGCGGCTCGGTGGCCTCGCCGAACCGCGAGACCGAGGCCATGAAGGACGGCTCCGACGCGGTGGCCGACTGGCCCATCCTGAACGCGCTCGTCAACGCGGTGAACGGGGCGTCCTGGGTCAGCTTCCACCACGGCGGCGGGGTGGGCATCGGCTGGAGCCTCCACGCCGGCCAGGTGATCGTGGCGGACGGGACGGATGCGGCGGCGCGCCGCGTCGCCCGGGTGCTGCGCAGCGACCCGGCCATGGGGGTGCTCCGTCACGCGGACGCGGGCTATCCGGAGGCCGAGCGCGTCGCGCGGGAACGGGGTATCAAGCTCCCGTGA
- the ispH gene encoding 4-hydroxy-3-methylbut-2-enyl diphosphate reductase: MDVKIAKTAGFCWGVRRTVDKVMEVADQHRAPVVTLGPIIHNPQAVARFSEKGVGTVNGIGEVTDGTTVVVRTHGAVREELERAEARGLEVVDGTCPYVKYPQAMAQRLSREGYHIVIVGDANHAEIKGVISYSEQPCTVVKPGGPVPEIKAKKVAVIAQTTCIGAEFERVVGVLALRHKEVRAVNTICNDTEERQADARALASEVDAVVVVGGKNSANTRHLAEICRAIQPRTWHVETEAELEAAWFEGCRVVGLSAGASTPDWVVEGVAAWLRVLR; encoded by the coding sequence GTGGACGTCAAGATCGCGAAGACCGCCGGGTTCTGCTGGGGTGTGCGCCGCACCGTCGACAAGGTGATGGAGGTCGCCGACCAGCACCGGGCCCCCGTCGTCACCCTCGGGCCCATCATCCACAACCCCCAGGCGGTCGCCCGCTTCAGCGAGAAGGGCGTCGGGACCGTGAACGGGATCGGCGAGGTGACCGACGGGACCACCGTCGTGGTCCGCACCCACGGCGCGGTCCGCGAGGAGCTGGAGCGCGCCGAGGCGCGCGGGCTCGAGGTGGTGGACGGCACCTGCCCCTACGTGAAGTACCCGCAGGCCATGGCCCAGCGCCTCTCGCGCGAGGGCTACCACATCGTCATCGTCGGGGACGCGAACCACGCCGAGATCAAGGGCGTCATCTCGTACTCCGAGCAGCCGTGCACGGTGGTGAAGCCGGGCGGCCCGGTCCCCGAGATCAAGGCGAAGAAGGTCGCGGTCATCGCCCAGACCACCTGCATCGGCGCGGAGTTCGAGAGGGTGGTGGGCGTCCTGGCCCTCCGGCACAAGGAGGTCCGGGCCGTGAACACCATCTGCAACGACACCGAGGAGCGCCAGGCGGACGCCCGGGCGCTCGCCAGCGAGGTCGACGCGGTGGTGGTGGTGGGCGGGAAGAACAGCGCCAACACGCGCCACCTCGCCGAGATCTGCCGCGCCATCCAGCCGCGCACCTGGCACGTCGAGACCGAGGCCGAGCTCGAGGCGGCCTGGTTCGAGGGGTGCCGCGTGGTCGGCCTTTCGGCGGGGGCATCGACGCCGGACTGGGTGGTCGAGGGGGTGGCGGCCTGGCTGCGGGTCCTCCGCTAG
- the hisS gene encoding histidine--tRNA ligase: MKINGVKGMNDVLPADVARWHEMEAVAREVFALYGYREVRTPAVEHAALFARGVGEATDIVNKEMYVFEDKGEELLALRPEGTAGTVRAFIEHGAFVEGPQKWFYMGPMFRRERPQKGRYRQFHQIGCEAFGVAEPYLDAEQIALLADYFARLGVTAELKLNSVGDAQCRPAYLADLKAYLVANQGALCADCKDRIERNPLRVLDCKVESCQPVLEQAPRLLERLCEPCRAHFDQVKAGLDALGVAYRVEPRLVRGLDYYVRTAYEFTSDALGSQSAVAGGGRYDRLVETLGGPPTPGIGFALGEERLSMILEKVGRAAPERRPAVFFVSADATGALEALRLAAGLRRAGIACELDPRGGKLKAQFKQAERVGARWAVVLGGNEVATGQAKLKDLQTREETPVALSELAARVSG; encoded by the coding sequence GTGAAGATCAACGGCGTGAAGGGCATGAACGACGTCCTCCCCGCGGACGTCGCCCGCTGGCACGAGATGGAGGCGGTCGCGCGCGAGGTGTTCGCGCTGTACGGCTACCGCGAGGTGCGGACCCCGGCCGTGGAGCACGCGGCGCTGTTCGCCCGCGGCGTCGGCGAGGCCACCGACATCGTCAACAAGGAGATGTACGTCTTCGAGGACAAGGGCGAGGAGCTGCTCGCGCTGCGCCCCGAGGGCACCGCCGGCACGGTGCGCGCGTTCATCGAGCACGGCGCGTTCGTGGAGGGCCCGCAGAAGTGGTTCTACATGGGCCCGATGTTCCGGCGCGAGCGGCCGCAGAAGGGCCGCTACCGCCAGTTCCACCAGATCGGCTGCGAGGCGTTCGGCGTCGCCGAGCCGTACCTCGACGCGGAGCAGATCGCGCTGCTCGCCGACTACTTCGCGCGCCTGGGCGTGACCGCGGAGCTGAAGCTCAACTCGGTGGGCGATGCGCAGTGCCGCCCCGCCTACCTCGCCGACCTGAAGGCGTACCTGGTCGCGAACCAGGGCGCGCTCTGCGCCGACTGCAAGGACCGCATCGAGCGCAACCCACTCCGCGTGCTCGACTGCAAGGTCGAGTCCTGCCAGCCGGTGCTGGAGCAGGCGCCGCGGCTGCTGGAGCGGCTCTGCGAGCCGTGCCGGGCGCACTTCGACCAGGTGAAGGCCGGCCTCGACGCGCTCGGCGTCGCCTACCGCGTCGAGCCGCGGCTGGTGCGCGGGCTCGACTACTACGTGCGCACCGCGTACGAGTTCACCTCCGACGCGCTCGGGTCCCAGTCCGCCGTCGCGGGTGGCGGCCGGTACGACCGGCTGGTCGAGACGCTCGGCGGCCCGCCCACGCCGGGCATCGGCTTCGCCCTCGGCGAGGAGCGCCTCTCGATGATCCTGGAGAAGGTGGGCCGCGCCGCGCCGGAGCGGCGGCCGGCGGTGTTCTTCGTCAGCGCGGACGCGACCGGCGCGCTCGAGGCGCTGCGGCTCGCGGCCGGGCTGCGGCGGGCAGGGATCGCCTGCGAGCTCGATCCGCGCGGCGGCAAGCTGAAGGCGCAGTTCAAGCAGGCGGAGCGGGTCGGCGCGCGGTGGGCGGTGGTGCTCGGCGGCAACGAGGTCGCGACCGGGCAGGCCAAGCTGAAGGACCTGCAGACGCGCGAGGAGACGCCGGTGGCGCTCTCGGAGCTCGCCGCGCGGGTCTCGGGGTAG
- a CDS encoding alpha/beta hydrolase, which translates to MRTLGRVVASLAALTLASAAAAQATTPPAPPAASPGPTPAPAAATAAASSAAPPDAAAAAPATPEPSGAFRIRSAVLGEERSFVVLAPPGYATSGRRYPVVYFTDGSPSLALLATVTRFLAQNGRMPEVILVGIDHADRVRDLTPSPGRFEGAPPAAFKTAGGGDRFLSFLQDELIPHVERSYRTEPFRMLVGHSLGGLLAVHAQLARPGLFQATLALAPTLTWNGDEPVRRAREALAGGRGPRGVMVIVSPNDGPAAAKQAQALVRTVRGASGLQVAAVELPEEDHGSVVLEGATRGFKEVFAGWMMPAPAGAVGPGGGLPAVERHYARLSERLGWTVRPPEPVVDAAGRQAIRDGKLDDGIRALRQNAAWHPASAAAHDVLGMALVRADRLEEAKGAFRTALEVAERAKDPDAAAYRAHLEAATARAPIREALNPTWPGLPNLCGKAGDRGWEDHHHHGN; encoded by the coding sequence ATGCGAACCCTCGGACGAGTCGTGGCCTCCCTGGCGGCGCTCACCCTCGCAAGCGCTGCCGCGGCGCAGGCGACCACTCCCCCCGCTCCTCCGGCTGCGTCGCCCGGCCCCACGCCCGCCCCTGCCGCCGCAACCGCGGCCGCCTCGTCCGCCGCCCCGCCCGACGCGGCCGCCGCGGCGCCCGCGACGCCGGAGCCCTCCGGCGCGTTCCGGATCCGCTCGGCGGTGCTCGGCGAGGAGCGCAGCTTCGTGGTGCTCGCGCCGCCCGGCTACGCCACCTCCGGCCGGCGCTACCCGGTGGTCTACTTCACCGACGGGAGCCCCAGCCTCGCCCTGCTCGCCACCGTGACGCGGTTCCTCGCGCAGAACGGGCGCATGCCGGAGGTGATCCTGGTCGGGATCGACCACGCCGACCGGGTGCGCGACCTCACCCCGTCGCCGGGCAGGTTCGAGGGCGCGCCGCCGGCCGCGTTCAAGACCGCCGGCGGCGGCGACCGGTTCCTGTCGTTCCTGCAGGACGAGCTCATCCCGCACGTCGAGCGCTCCTACCGGACCGAGCCGTTTCGCATGCTGGTGGGGCACTCGCTGGGTGGGCTGCTCGCGGTGCACGCGCAGCTGGCGCGCCCCGGCCTGTTCCAGGCGACGCTGGCGCTGGCGCCGACGCTCACCTGGAACGGCGACGAGCCGGTGCGGCGCGCCCGCGAGGCGCTGGCAGGCGGCCGCGGGCCGCGCGGCGTGATGGTGATCGTCTCGCCGAACGACGGCCCGGCGGCGGCGAAGCAGGCGCAGGCGCTGGTGCGGACGGTGCGCGGCGCCAGCGGCCTGCAGGTCGCGGCGGTGGAGCTGCCGGAGGAGGATCACGGGTCGGTGGTGCTCGAGGGCGCCACGCGCGGCTTCAAGGAGGTGTTCGCCGGGTGGATGATGCCCGCCCCGGCTGGCGCGGTCGGGCCCGGCGGCGGGCTCCCCGCGGTCGAGCGCCACTACGCGAGGCTGTCGGAGCGGCTCGGCTGGACGGTCCGGCCGCCCGAGCCGGTCGTGGACGCCGCCGGCCGCCAGGCGATCCGCGACGGGAAGCTCGACGACGGCATCCGCGCCCTGCGGCAGAACGCGGCCTGGCACCCGGCCAGCGCGGCGGCGCACGACGTGCTGGGCATGGCGCTGGTGCGCGCGGACCGGCTCGAGGAGGCGAAGGGCGCGTTCCGGACCGCGCTCGAGGTGGCCGAGCGGGCGAAGGATCCCGACGCCGCCGCGTACCGCGCCCACCTCGAGGCCGCGACCGCCCGCGCGCCGATCCGCGAGGCGCTCAACCCCACCTGGCCCGGGCTGCCGAACCTCTGCGGCAAGGCCGGGGATCGGGGCTGGGAGGACCACCACCACCACGGCAACTGA
- the asd gene encoding archaetidylserine decarboxylase (Phosphatidylserine decarboxylase is synthesized as a single chain precursor. Generation of the pyruvoyl active site from a Ser is coupled to cleavage of a Gly-Ser bond between the larger (beta) and smaller (alpha chains). It is an integral membrane protein.), whose product MNDRLFISALRLLPKNALSRAVGALTRWRAPVPVRVAAIRAFARRYGIDLSECPDLDVYRTFGEFFARPLRPGLRPIAPGERVVASPVDGAVSETGRVEAGRLVQAKGIDYPAAALLGDEALAARFAGGAYATLYLAPKDYHRIHFPLGGRVTGWRYVPGKLWPVNPASVRTVRGLFALNERLVTVLETPLGACAVVAVGATVVGRVCAYYDPSIPFTNLPGAAPRRHDYETPIPVEKGQELGAFEMGSTVILLFEPGKARLDPRLAPGVRVRVGEPLGGAA is encoded by the coding sequence ATGAACGACCGCCTCTTCATCTCCGCCCTGCGGCTCCTGCCCAAGAACGCCCTCTCGCGCGCCGTCGGCGCGCTCACCCGCTGGCGCGCGCCGGTCCCGGTGCGCGTCGCCGCCATCCGGGCGTTCGCGCGGCGCTACGGGATCGACCTCTCGGAGTGCCCGGACCTCGACGTCTACCGGACCTTCGGCGAGTTCTTCGCGCGGCCGCTGCGGCCCGGGCTGCGGCCCATCGCGCCCGGGGAGCGGGTGGTGGCGTCGCCGGTGGACGGGGCGGTCTCGGAGACGGGTCGGGTCGAGGCCGGCCGCTTGGTGCAGGCGAAGGGCATCGACTACCCGGCCGCCGCGCTGCTGGGCGACGAGGCGCTCGCCGCCCGGTTCGCCGGCGGCGCCTACGCCACCCTCTATCTCGCGCCGAAGGACTACCACCGCATCCACTTCCCGCTGGGCGGGCGGGTGACCGGCTGGCGCTACGTGCCGGGGAAGCTCTGGCCGGTGAACCCGGCCTCGGTCCGCACCGTCCGCGGCCTGTTCGCGTTGAACGAGCGGCTCGTGACCGTGCTGGAGACGCCGCTCGGCGCCTGCGCGGTGGTGGCGGTGGGGGCCACGGTGGTGGGCCGGGTGTGCGCCTACTACGACCCGTCCATCCCCTTCACCAACCTGCCCGGCGCGGCGCCGCGCCGGCACGACTACGAGACGCCGATCCCGGTGGAGAAGGGGCAGGAGCTGGGGGCCTTCGAGATGGGCTCCACCGTGATCCTGCTCTTCGAGCCCGGAAAGGCGCGCCTCGACCCGCGGCTCGCGCCCGGGGTGCGGGTCCGGGTCGGCGAGCCGCTCGGCGGCGCGGCGTAG
- a CDS encoding acetyl-CoA carboxylase carboxyltransferase subunit alpha, which translates to MSKPAYALDFERPLLALESKIAELKELSGGAKVDFSEEIQKLEKKARKLQAEIFSDLDRWQTVQLARHPQRPYTLDYLRELFTDFFDIEGDRRFSADHSIVSGFARFDGEPVVVIGHQKGRSTKENMLRNFGMPRPEGYRKARRLFDLANRFRKPVITFIDTPGAYPGIGAEERGQAEAIAVNLEVMSSLEVPVIAIVIGEGGSGGALALGVANRVLMLQYSIYSVISPESCSAILYRDPTKAQKSADALKLTARDLAGFGITDELVPEAPGGAHRDPVLTAKNVGDALRRHLAELRKLSPEQLVTDRYRKFRAMGVFTSEE; encoded by the coding sequence GTGTCCAAGCCAGCCTACGCCCTCGACTTCGAGCGCCCGCTCCTCGCCCTCGAGTCCAAGATCGCCGAGCTGAAGGAGCTCTCCGGCGGCGCCAAGGTCGACTTCAGCGAGGAGATCCAGAAGCTCGAGAAGAAGGCCCGGAAGCTCCAGGCCGAGATCTTCAGCGACCTCGACCGGTGGCAGACCGTCCAGCTCGCCCGGCACCCGCAGCGCCCGTACACCCTCGACTACCTGAGGGAGCTGTTCACCGACTTCTTCGACATCGAGGGCGATCGTCGCTTCTCTGCCGACCACTCGATCGTGTCCGGGTTCGCCCGCTTCGACGGCGAGCCGGTGGTGGTCATCGGCCACCAGAAGGGCCGGAGCACCAAGGAGAACATGCTCCGGAACTTCGGCATGCCGCGGCCGGAGGGCTACCGCAAGGCGCGCCGCCTGTTCGACCTCGCCAACCGGTTCCGCAAGCCGGTCATCACCTTCATCGACACGCCGGGCGCCTACCCCGGCATCGGCGCCGAGGAGCGGGGCCAGGCCGAGGCCATCGCGGTGAACCTCGAGGTGATGTCGTCGCTGGAGGTGCCGGTCATCGCCATCGTGATCGGCGAGGGCGGCTCCGGCGGCGCGCTCGCGCTCGGCGTCGCGAACCGCGTGCTCATGCTGCAGTACTCGATCTACTCGGTCATCTCGCCGGAGAGCTGCAGCGCCATCCTCTACCGCGATCCGACGAAGGCGCAGAAGTCGGCGGACGCGCTCAAGCTCACGGCGCGCGACCTGGCCGGCTTCGGGATCACCGACGAGCTCGTCCCGGAGGCGCCCGGCGGGGCGCACCGCGACCCGGTGCTCACCGCCAAGAACGTGGGCGACGCGCTCCGCCGCCACCTCGCCGAGCTCCGGAAGCTGTCGCCCGAGCAGCTCGTCACCGACCGGTACCGCAAGTTCCGGGCGATGGGCGTGTTCACCTCGGAGGAGTGA
- the cmk gene encoding (d)CMP kinase, which translates to MPVPQGSSSPAPAHRPFIVAIDGPAGAGKSTASRQLAARLGFAMVDTGAIYRTVALAATLRGIALDDDAGLGQLLPLLAIRFAPSGQPGGGQRVLLGEEDVSVEIRTPPMSLGASKVSARPVVRAGLLELQRRLALAAENRGAVLEGRDIGTVVFPDADAKFFLVATPEERARRRHAELLAKGDGSTFEEVLADQLKRDRQDSEREIAPLRPAEDAVVVDTSGTPLEAVVDALAREVRARQRRRGRAGGRP; encoded by the coding sequence ATGCCCGTCCCCCAGGGCTCCTCGAGCCCCGCACCCGCGCACCGCCCCTTCATCGTCGCGATCGACGGGCCGGCCGGCGCGGGCAAGTCCACCGCCTCGCGGCAGCTCGCCGCGCGGCTCGGGTTCGCCATGGTGGACACCGGCGCCATCTACCGGACCGTGGCGCTCGCCGCGACGCTCCGCGGGATCGCGCTCGACGACGACGCCGGCCTGGGCCAGCTGCTCCCGCTGCTCGCCATCCGCTTCGCGCCCTCCGGGCAGCCCGGCGGCGGCCAGCGGGTCCTCCTCGGCGAGGAGGACGTGTCGGTGGAGATCCGCACCCCGCCCATGTCGCTCGGGGCGAGCAAGGTGTCGGCGCGGCCGGTGGTGCGGGCCGGGCTGCTCGAGCTGCAGCGCCGGCTCGCGCTCGCCGCGGAGAACCGCGGGGCGGTGCTCGAGGGACGCGACATCGGCACGGTGGTGTTCCCGGACGCCGACGCCAAGTTCTTCCTGGTCGCGACGCCCGAGGAGCGGGCGCGGCGGCGCCACGCCGAGCTGCTGGCGAAGGGCGACGGCTCCACCTTCGAGGAAGTGCTCGCCGACCAGCTGAAGCGCGACCGGCAGGACTCGGAGCGCGAGATCGCCCCCCTCCGTCCGGCGGAGGACGCGGTGGTGGTGGACACGAGCGGCACGCCGCTCGAGGCGGTGGTGGACGCGCTCGCCCGCGAGGTGCGCGCGCGCCAGCGCCGGCGCGGGCGCGCCGGGGGCCGGCCGTGA
- a CDS encoding 30S ribosomal protein S1 yields the protein MENQTPRTPDVETEDFATLFAASEASAGPIEEGKVVNGTVIQLTKDYAVIDIGYKSEGQVPISEFSTAPGGEPAVKVGDKVEVLVESRENDTGMVVLSKEKADKMRIWDEISAACERDELVEGVIVGRVKGGLSVDIGVKAFLPGSQVDIRPVRNLDKLIGEKFKFKVIKFNKKRGNIVLSRRVLLEKEREELKKETLKNLKEGAILKGVVKNLTDYGAFIDLGGIDGLLHVTDMSWGRIGHPSEMFEVGQEVRVVVLKFDPTSERVSLGLKQIQEDPWHRADEKYPVGTRVKGKVVSLTDYGAFIELEQGVEGLVHVSEMSWTKRVKHPSKLVNVGDQVEAVVLDIDPKAKRISLGMKQIEANPWTLLEDKYPIGTTIRGEVRNVTDFGIFVGVEEGIDGLVHVSDISWTERIKHPGEKFKKGDVVEAVVLNIDVENERFSLGIKQAHVDPWTTLSERHPVGARVKGRVTKVTDFGAFVEIEPGIEGLVHVSEMKDERVENPRDVVQEGQEVEVKVIDMDLQDRKVALSMKAVNRDGGEDDYREYLRRQGDGRARLGDLMEKFNRRK from the coding sequence ATGGAGAATCAGACTCCCCGCACGCCCGACGTCGAGACCGAGGACTTCGCGACGCTCTTCGCCGCGAGCGAAGCCAGCGCCGGTCCGATCGAGGAGGGCAAGGTCGTCAACGGCACCGTCATCCAGCTGACCAAGGACTACGCCGTCATCGACATCGGCTACAAGTCCGAAGGCCAGGTGCCCATCTCCGAGTTCTCGACCGCCCCCGGCGGCGAGCCCGCGGTGAAGGTGGGCGACAAGGTCGAGGTGCTCGTCGAGTCCCGGGAGAACGACACCGGGATGGTCGTCCTCTCCAAGGAGAAGGCCGACAAGATGCGCATCTGGGACGAGATCTCCGCCGCGTGCGAGCGCGACGAGCTCGTCGAGGGCGTGATCGTCGGGCGCGTGAAGGGCGGCCTCTCCGTCGACATCGGCGTGAAGGCGTTCCTCCCCGGTTCGCAGGTCGACATCCGGCCGGTCCGGAACCTGGACAAGCTGATCGGCGAGAAGTTCAAGTTCAAGGTCATCAAGTTCAACAAGAAGCGCGGGAACATCGTCCTGTCGCGCCGGGTCCTCCTCGAGAAGGAGCGCGAGGAGCTGAAGAAGGAGACCCTGAAGAACCTGAAGGAGGGCGCGATCCTCAAGGGCGTGGTCAAGAACCTCACCGACTACGGCGCGTTCATCGACCTGGGCGGCATCGACGGCCTGCTGCACGTCACCGACATGAGCTGGGGCCGCATCGGCCACCCGTCGGAGATGTTCGAGGTCGGCCAGGAGGTCCGCGTCGTCGTCCTGAAGTTCGACCCGACCTCCGAGCGCGTCAGCCTGGGCCTGAAGCAGATCCAGGAGGACCCGTGGCACCGCGCCGACGAGAAGTATCCGGTCGGCACGCGCGTCAAGGGCAAGGTGGTCTCGCTCACCGACTACGGCGCGTTCATCGAGCTGGAGCAGGGCGTCGAGGGCCTCGTCCACGTCTCGGAGATGAGCTGGACGAAGCGGGTGAAGCACCCCTCGAAGCTGGTCAACGTGGGCGATCAGGTCGAGGCGGTGGTGCTCGACATCGACCCGAAGGCCAAGCGGATCAGCCTCGGCATGAAGCAGATCGAGGCGAACCCCTGGACGCTGCTCGAGGACAAGTATCCGATCGGCACGACGATCCGCGGCGAGGTCCGCAACGTCACCGACTTCGGCATCTTCGTGGGCGTCGAGGAGGGCATCGACGGCCTCGTGCACGTGTCCGACATCTCCTGGACCGAGCGCATCAAGCACCCGGGCGAGAAGTTCAAGAAGGGTGACGTGGTCGAGGCGGTGGTGCTCAACATCGACGTCGAGAACGAGCGCTTCAGCCTCGGCATCAAGCAGGCGCACGTCGACCCGTGGACCACGCTCTCCGAGCGGCACCCGGTGGGCGCCCGCGTGAAGGGCCGCGTCACCAAGGTCACCGACTTCGGCGCGTTCGTGGAGATCGAGCCGGGCATCGAGGGCCTGGTGCACGTGTCCGAGATGAAGGACGAGCGCGTGGAGAACCCGCGCGACGTCGTGCAGGAGGGCCAGGAGGTCGAGGTCAAGGTCATCGACATGGACCTCCAGGACCGCAAGGTCGCCCTCTCCATGAAGGCGGTCAACCGCGACGGCGGCGAGGACGACTACCGCGAGTACCTGCGCCGCCAGGGCGACGGCCGCGCCCGCCTCGGCGACCTGATGGAGAAGTTCAACCGCCGCAAGTAG
- the miaA gene encoding tRNA (adenosine(37)-N6)-dimethylallyltransferase MiaA yields the protein MRLVVVAGPTASGKTALAIALARRLGGEIVNADSQQVYRGLDVGTAKPTAEERGAAPHHLLDLVEPGEGMDAARFAALADAAIAGIAARGRVPIVAGGTGLYVRALLHGVVEAPGRDPALRAALEEEAARLGRPAVHARLAAVDPAAAERIRPNDLVRVVRALEIAAGGRTPSELYQAHAFREDRYDAALLALDPPRAELHARIDARVRAMFAGGLLDEARALEARFVGALPARLPIGYAEAAAHLRGELDLEEAIRRVQVAHRRYARRQVIWLRRERGVAWIAPPHDVEALSRRVLEPRPPAIR from the coding sequence ATGCGGCTGGTGGTGGTCGCCGGGCCGACCGCGTCCGGCAAGACCGCGCTCGCGATCGCGCTGGCGCGTCGGCTCGGCGGCGAGATCGTCAACGCCGACTCGCAGCAGGTCTACCGCGGGCTCGACGTCGGGACCGCCAAGCCCACCGCCGAGGAGCGCGGCGCCGCCCCGCACCACCTGCTCGACCTCGTCGAGCCGGGGGAGGGGATGGACGCGGCCCGCTTCGCGGCGCTCGCGGATGCCGCCATCGCCGGGATCGCCGCGCGCGGACGCGTGCCCATCGTGGCGGGAGGCACCGGGCTGTACGTCCGGGCCCTCCTGCACGGCGTGGTGGAGGCGCCCGGGCGAGACCCGGCGCTCCGGGCGGCGCTGGAGGAGGAGGCGGCGCGACTGGGCCGGCCGGCGGTCCACGCCCGGCTCGCCGCCGTGGACCCCGCCGCGGCGGAGCGCATCCGGCCCAACGACCTGGTGCGGGTGGTGCGCGCGCTGGAGATCGCCGCCGGCGGCCGCACGCCCTCCGAGCTCTACCAGGCGCACGCGTTCCGCGAGGACCGCTACGACGCGGCGCTGCTCGCGCTCGACCCGCCGCGCGCCGAGCTGCACGCGCGCATCGACGCGCGCGTCCGCGCGATGTTCGCGGGCGGCCTGCTCGACGAGGCGCGCGCGCTCGAGGCGCGCTTCGTCGGCGCGCTGCCGGCCCGGCTCCCCATCGGCTACGCGGAGGCGGCGGCGCACCTGCGCGGCGAGCTCGATCTGGAGGAGGCCATCCGGCGCGTCCAGGTGGCGCACCGCCGCTACGCGCGCCGCCAGGTGATCTGGCTCCGCAGGGAGCGCGGCGTCGCCTGGATCGCGCCGCCGCACGACGTCGAGGCGCTGTCGCGCCGAGTCCTGGAGCCGCGACCTCCCGCGATCCGGTGA